A genome region from Magnetococcales bacterium includes the following:
- a CDS encoding L,D-transpeptidase family protein, protein MPIFTLLLLITLMGWSAHGWADSRHLQLADVVNALANQPTGQPPVWAPLPKGDEVFGPGVLTYTIRGDETLLQVGRSFDLGYNSISLANPKVDPWLPPPGTLIRVPLLHVYPDGSDSRPELVINRPEMRIFFRRKDGWIETYPLGVGREGFDTPLTEAKVTRKMANPTWYVPESIRKENPNQPTIVPPGPDNPLGTHAIYLTLPTYLIHGTNRPFGVGRRVSRGCMRLYPEDIVRLYKRVEPGLRVRIVDQPAKAGWRGNQLFLEVHPTLKRKDRGQLPGKASEAIFNAMQRRHGQVQVDSALVEKMTRSPDGIPRVIGYVTQDGTPYAPYQADYKPVTAPSPTATGSKAKPAKPAQPAKQTQKSKPARSATSGR, encoded by the coding sequence ATGCCAATCTTCACCCTCCTCCTGCTGATAACCTTGATGGGCTGGTCGGCCCATGGCTGGGCGGACAGCCGTCATCTGCAATTGGCCGATGTGGTCAATGCCCTGGCCAACCAGCCAACAGGACAGCCTCCTGTCTGGGCACCCCTGCCCAAGGGAGATGAAGTTTTCGGACCAGGAGTCTTGACCTACACCATTCGGGGTGACGAAACATTGCTGCAAGTCGGTCGTTCTTTTGACCTGGGTTACAACAGCATTTCGCTGGCCAATCCCAAGGTTGACCCCTGGTTGCCCCCCCCGGGCACCCTGATCCGGGTTCCCCTGCTGCACGTCTATCCAGATGGCAGCGACTCCCGCCCCGAACTGGTCATCAATCGACCGGAAATGCGCATCTTTTTCCGGCGCAAGGATGGCTGGATCGAAACCTACCCACTGGGAGTCGGTCGCGAGGGCTTCGACACCCCTCTCACCGAGGCCAAGGTCACCCGCAAAATGGCCAATCCCACCTGGTATGTCCCGGAGTCGATCCGTAAGGAAAATCCCAACCAGCCGACGATTGTGCCCCCCGGCCCGGACAATCCATTGGGAACCCATGCCATCTATCTGACCCTCCCCACCTACCTGATCCACGGCACCAATCGCCCCTTCGGCGTGGGACGCCGGGTCAGTCGCGGCTGCATGCGCCTCTATCCGGAAGATATCGTCCGCCTCTACAAACGGGTCGAACCAGGCTTGCGGGTGCGGATCGTCGATCAACCTGCCAAGGCCGGTTGGCGTGGCAACCAACTGTTCCTCGAAGTCCATCCCACCCTGAAGAGAAAAGATCGCGGCCAACTCCCGGGTAAGGCATCCGAAGCCATTTTCAACGCCATGCAGCGTCGTCACGGCCAAGTCCAGGTGGATTCGGCCCTGGTGGAAAAAATGACCCGCTCTCCCGATGGCATTCCCCGGGTCATCGGCTATGTGACCCAGGACGGTACCCCCTATGCTCCATACCAGGCCGATTACAAGCCAGTGACGGCCCCTTCCCCGACTGCGACGGGCAGCAAGGCAAAACCAGCCAAGCCTGCCCAACCCGCCAAACAGACCCAAAAAAGCAAACCAGCACGGTCTGCAACGTCCGGTCGTTGA
- a CDS encoding CinA family protein has translation MMCLLVIPRWSENERLMPASGRPHLDLFLHCLGFEDVHLLEVDPDDSLDPNQLAEQYTLVLVQGEAGSRLRRSVISNLGLSLGLDGTESSELRVVGARPLTDRNGHRAGFAVRRRGRIVAFCEQPVWELRHALIVCIRAFMREDEPDFRPRRMPVYWMIEGAGDPFDMNEHLGEESCKHCRVRSLPDGDSALWLPSVLSDDFKTMLERRLGPRIYATEPNSLEEVLAELLLKSKLRVSVAESCTAGLIAARLTSLPGSSAWFSHGLVTYSNQSKQRLLEGVDLLLARCGAVSQETALAMARATLRLVESDIAVAVTGIAGPGGGTPEKPVGTVYLAAVSRNGSVLERHVVYRGDRARIRFQTSQTALHLLRRLAAEQV, from the coding sequence TTCCCCGATGGAGCGAAAATGAACGGTTGATGCCCGCCTCGGGGCGTCCCCATCTGGACCTGTTTCTCCACTGCCTGGGGTTTGAGGATGTTCACCTCCTGGAAGTGGACCCGGATGATTCCCTGGATCCCAACCAGCTCGCCGAACAATATACCCTTGTCCTGGTTCAGGGCGAGGCCGGCAGCCGCCTGCGGCGCTCCGTCATCTCCAACCTGGGGCTGTCCCTGGGTCTGGATGGGACCGAATCCTCGGAACTGCGGGTCGTGGGGGCACGACCCCTGACTGACCGAAACGGCCATCGTGCCGGTTTTGCCGTGCGCCGTCGCGGTCGCATCGTCGCGTTTTGCGAACAGCCGGTCTGGGAGTTGCGTCATGCCCTCATCGTCTGCATCCGCGCCTTCATGCGGGAGGATGAACCCGATTTCCGCCCCCGGCGCATGCCAGTCTACTGGATGATCGAAGGAGCCGGCGACCCCTTCGACATGAATGAACATCTCGGCGAAGAGTCCTGCAAACATTGCCGGGTCCGTTCCCTCCCCGATGGTGACTCCGCCCTCTGGCTGCCGTCCGTGTTGAGCGATGATTTCAAAACCATGCTGGAACGCCGCCTCGGTCCCCGCATCTATGCAACCGAACCAAACTCCCTGGAAGAGGTCCTGGCAGAACTCCTGCTGAAATCCAAACTCCGGGTCAGCGTCGCCGAATCCTGCACTGCCGGCCTGATCGCCGCCCGCCTGACTTCCCTCCCCGGCAGCAGTGCCTGGTTCAGTCACGGCCTGGTCACCTACAGCAACCAATCCAAGCAGCGCCTCCTGGAAGGTGTCGATCTCCTCCTGGCCCGCTGTGGCGCTGTCAGCCAGGAAACAGCCCTGGCCATGGCCAGAGCCACCCTGCGTCTGGTCGAGTCCGATATCGCCGTGGCCGTCACCGGCATCGCCGGTCCAGGCGGAGGCACCCCGGAAAAACCGGTGGGAACCGTCTATCTGGCAGCAGTCTCCCGCAATGGCAGTGTCCTTGAGCGGCATGTCGTCTATCGGGGTGATCGGGCACGCATACGGTTTCAAACCAGTCAAACCGCCTTGCACCTCCTCCGGCGTCTGGCCGCAGAACAGGTTTGA